Sequence from the Cucurbita pepo subsp. pepo cultivar mu-cu-16 chromosome LG02, ASM280686v2, whole genome shotgun sequence genome:
cgctttcaggcttctcctcaagactTCAAAATGCGTTTGTAgaagttttccacacccttataaagggtggtttgttctcctccccaaccaaggtgggacatcaaagctttaaaatgagaaggtttccacaccactgtaaagggtgatttgttttcctcccccaactaatgtgggacatcacattgTCTTAGTGCTGCAAGAGTGTGATTGTGACAGGCAACTCTTCTCATATCTAAAAATCATATCCTCTCATCTTGCCAATTATTTCAACTCtaagattaagatcgagtcacTTATGATCGTcctaacaaataaaattaattgaaaaatatgaagaaaaaaaaaacactttttttataaatataaataaagggATTGCATTAAAAGAAGCACCACACGTTGAATCCAAAAGCAAAAAAGGTTAGAGCTTGAACAATCCTTTTACATTATTCAATGAAAAACAAGGAAACCCCATAAGAACTCACAACGAAAAGATCAAAACAAGTAGAAACAAGAAGAGATGAGCAGCAAACTAAGTTTAGACACAAACAAATTGGAAGCTGCGTTCTTGTTCCTGGCCTTCCCCGGGCGGCGGTTGATGATGGAGCCGCCTGCGCCGACGGACCTTCCCCCTCCTCTAGCCCGTAAAACAACCCATCCCGCCACCGTCAAATGCTCTTCCCCGCCGCTGTCGCCGCCACCCGGAGGGGTCACAAGAGGAAGAGAGTTGATTGAGTGATTGGAATTGGAAGGTAAAGAAGAAGCATCGGGAAGttgaaagaagaataagagGGAGATGAGGAGGCATGCGTATGCTcccatctttttcttctctaaagGATAGCCGTAGGCATATAAAACAGAGCACACCAATGTTCTGTTCatattgttattatattattcCCAAAGCTTTTCTGAGTTGTACTTCAACCAAAGGGCTCACACTCTCAAACAacttattattcaattttaaatattgaattaaaaaacaaatttctctttttattatgATGATTTTTATCCAATAATTTttggatttcaaattttttattttgatagtTGGTTTAAGTCGGtatcaaagaagaaatagtattatattatctattttaaagttaattagTTCATGTGGTCTTAGGTATAGATTTTGTATGTTTGATGATACGTGTCGATTTGTGAGTTCATATTGATTGATTctatataaaaatatggtaTCAAAACACGTGATAATCGAGTATTATACGCATATGATTAGAACTTCAAAATACATCGAGTATTATACGCATATGATTAGAATGGTTCGATCATCGTCCaaccaattatatatatgtgaaagaaggtgaaaggaggaataaaggtaaaaaaaaaaagcatgtaAACCAAGAATCTTTGCCTACTTGATTTCTCTTTGCAATTCCTTCCTTGTATAAGCTTTTGATTGgtttatgtttttgttctaaataaatttaagggTCTAAATCGTACATGGCTTCTCAATTCGGAACCAAAAATTCAGAATATTTCCAAATTTCTGATTATCGTTCCTTCATTTGGTTGATTTATGCAATAAGACAGCAAAGAGACAATTTCTTGAACGCAAAATTCAACGAATtgggataaaaaaaatcattatgtTTCCATCTTTCTTTTACGTATGGCGTTATGGATTTCCCCCCAACCATCGATCCAATGGTCGACAAGTCCCCATTCAATTGGGCGCCGCAGAAGATTTGGTCGCCGCCCACATTCGCCATTTTGGTCATTCTCAAACCCCAATACTTCCCGAGTGGAGCAAATGGGGAGGCCATTATTAGATGTTTCTGTCGATGGCGATTTGTGGGGAGTAATTGGAGTCGTCGCCAAGCGTGGAGGAAGAAATTCCAAGTGATGAAGCAAATGTTGTTGTGGTGTCGCCATCATTAAGATATCTCTTCAATCGATTCAAGTCATCGGCAGCATCGAGCATTGTGGGTCTCGTGGAGGGAGATTGTTGAGTGCAGAGCAAACCCAATTCGATTAGCTCTCGGATTGCCACTTCCcacattttcttcatttcaggTGATTCATCTCTCGAATCTCTCTGTAGACAAGAATCCACTACCTTTTCTACTCTGCTGTAGTAATGACTCTTCACCCACTTATGTAGATTAAGCCCTTCAACGAACATGTCGTCTATTGGTCTTTTTCTTGTCACCATTTCCAAAACTAGAACTCCAAAGCTGTAAACGTCTCCTTCCATGGATGCTGATGAACCAAATCCGTATTCTGCGTCGAGCATAGAGGTAACATGAATAATGCACTTCACGTGTTTGATAAAAGTCCTAAATGAAAAATGGGAAAATGGAAGGTTGTGGTTTTGatatctctctttctttcacattttaaATCGTCGTGAATACATTCAATGATCAAATTTGTCATAGTTTCATAGCTTATCAACCTCAAATTTGTCAATGATCTTAAGCTAAAACTCTGGGGATGATTATGGAGATGGAGAAGCAGTAGCTTTTCTCGACTCTGCTAACTTACTTGACCCTCTTGATTATAATGAGCTTGGAATGTAGATGaactgaaaatgaaaatttttcgGTTTTTTTAGAGAATTATACCTGGTGCGATATATCCAATTGATCCAGTTAGCATGCTTGCAGTTGACTTTCCCATGTTTTCAGCAGCTGCACCACTTCCAATTCCAGGAGTCATCAGCCTCGAGATTCCGAAGTCGGAAACTAGAGCTGTCATGTCGTCTTTTAGAAGAACATTGCTCGGCTTTAGGTCGCAGTGTATGACTCTGACTGGAGAGTGGTGGTGAAGGTATGCCATTCCTTCAGCTATATCACTGCATATATTTACCCTCTGGATAAGGCTTAAATCTGAAGAACCAAAAGCCAAGCTGGCTGGTGAATGTTGATATAGATGCCTATCCAAGCTTCCATTTGCCATATATGGTAGAACTAGAGCTTTAAAATCTGGTAGACTACAAGCTGTTATTATTCTTATAAGGTTTCTGTGGCGAATTCGCTTCAAAACTTCACATTCTCTGCTGAAGCTCTTTGTGGAATTTCCAGATTGCGTGTGTAAAACCTTAACAGCTACTGTTGTTCTATCTGGAAGAACGCCTCGGTAGACTCGTCCATAGCTGCCTGTACCGATTAGTCTCTGTTCATCAAAACCTCCTGTGGCTTCTGATAGTTGCCTGCTTGTTATTCTTGGAAAATTGTGTGTAAAATCTGGCATCTTGGATCTCCTTGATGACTCACTATTTCGGTACTCACTATTTCGTACCGAAATAATCGCTTTTAGATGTAGCCAAGCAATCCCACAGCATAGTGTTGTTAAGAATGATGATATGCATATGATTAAGATGAATATAGTCAAGAACAGAGGTGACTGAAACCGATTTCTCTCGCCAGAACAGGTTCGTATTCCAGGAACTGTTCCACAAAGTAGTGGATTGTTCATAAATGACAAAGGTGTAGATGATTTGAAAAAACCCTCTCTTGGAATCATTCCTTCGAAGTTATTGAATGAAAGATTCAGATAGGTGAGGGATTGGAGCTTACCAAGACTGGTTGGAATCATACCtgacattttgttttttgaaatgTCAAATGATTCAAGGTTCTCAAGTTCACCTAGGGAATTTGGAAGGTGACCTTGGAGGGAATTCattgaaaaatttataaacctCAGTGCAATACAACTTGATATCTGAGGGAAGATGCTTCCGGTGAGGTTATTGGACGAAAAGTCGATCTCTTGAACGTTTTTCAGCTTGCTAAGCTCAATGGGCAAAATTCCTTGAAGATTGTTATGAGAAAGgttaataaaaattcttaTCTCTTGCAAGCCTATTATCTCTCGAGGAATGCTTCCTGACAACATGTTGAAGGATAAGTCCAGCTTATAAAGACCTGTGCACTTCCCCAATGCTGAAGGTATTGTTCCTGACAAGAAGTTGTTGTTGAGAAACAGATAGTTCATCTGAGACAAGTTTCCAATACTTTCTGGGATTTCACCTGAAAGTTGGTTGTGAGATAGATCCAACAAACCAAGATGTTGTAACTCGCCTAATGCTTCTGGAATGCCTGAAGTAAAGAGGTTATGTGATAAGAACAGCTGCTCCAATTTAGACAACTTGCTTATGTCTGCTGGAATTGTTCCATTAAGTAGATTTGATGTCAAATTCAACCCTGCAAGTTTGGAAAGCTGCGCCAAACTTGGAGGGATTGATCCAAATATCTGGTTTTCCTGCAAAGACAAAACTGAAAAATTGACTCCCAGATAGCCGATAGAATCAGGCAGCCTCCCTCCAAGCCCCATCCCAGCCAATTCAAGCTCCTCTAAACTACTGCAGTTTCTAAGCGACATAATGAACGGTTCGAGATTGGTATTTCCACCATGGCTTACCATATCATTATTTGATAAATGAAGGAAGCTAATTGCAGGCAGGTTTTCTACAAGTGCCGAAGGTAGTTCGCCTGAAAGATGATTATATTCGACGTCCAAGTTATAGAGTGACGTGTTTGttaaagaaagaggaagcTCTCCATTGAACTGGTTGTTGTAAATATTGAGATTCCACAGATTTGGAcaatttccaatttcttctGGAATCCTTCCTGTCAGGAAGTTGTTGGAAAGGTCCACATTATGCAACGACGTGcaattagaaaagaaagaggctgGAACTGTCCCATTTAGCTTGTTCAGCATAAGGCTTATTACAGTAAGTTTGGACAAACTAGCAAGGGAACTCGGTATGGGACCTTCTAAGCCGTTGCTACTGAGGCGAAGACGACGAAGATTTTGAAGAGAGAATAGCTCAGAAGGTATTCCCCCGAACAGATCATTATTGGCGATTTCCAGAATTCGAAGACCGGTGAGATTGGAGAGGAAGGGTGAGATGTTTCCCACAAGTCCAAGGTCAATGAGAGTGAGCTTGGATACTCGGCGACGATGTCGGTCACAAGCAACTCCGGTGAAGTTGCAGACATGAACAGGGTGGATCCAGTTAGCGAGAGCGGAAGTGGGATCAAGAATGATGGAGTTCCTGAAGGCCAGGAGGGCTGCTTTATCAGAGAGCAAGGAGTTATGGTGAAGTGTAAGAGTTGGAGTGAAAAGCAGAGAGtgaaagaggaggagaaggaagagaggtCTGAAGAGAAGACAGAGGAAAAGAGGTGTAAGCTTACCTTCTTCTCTCATCATATCATGCTTTACAACTTCGTTacattgttgttgttgttcctGTTTCATGAAGAATGAGAAAGGGAAGGGATTAATAAGGGGTAATTAGTGGTGGGGGGGGGGGAAGTGGGTATTAGAAATGATGAAATGTGAGACTAAAAATggtgttattattattgtgttGGCTCATCTTTGGCAATCAGTCTATGATGATTAGATTTCCACCCATCAAATACCTAAACCGATATTCCAGAAAACAGAACTGTGTATGAAGGAATTCAAGAGAAAGTGATCAAACTTTGTGGAGTTTGAATAACAAAAATTGGATGCTGACTGGTCAGTGGGCTGGTGGCTGCAACATGtaatataatcttttaatatatatctatatatatatattatttatttatttgctgAAAATTCTCTTTTAAGCATCTTAAGTATTTttagcaaataaataaaaaatgatgaaatcactactcttttactataatttttattttccaatttttgaatattttttcacatttttcatttaaaccccaatatttactattttaattacattcatgattataaatattactCTTTCAGTCGAATATTGTGCGCGAATAATTGTATAATCATTCactttgaaaatatttatagtggtgagaattaaaatagtttaaaacagctttttttttttcactgcAATAAAACTTTATAGAGAACTAACGTTGTTTTTAACAAGTCcttagtatttatttaataacaataatgaaTAAACGTGCTTTGgtcaacaatattttattattttgtatttcaaataaaatattgttccagacaaataaatatttaccactcacaaaataaataaggacATCCATCCAATCAACTTTtccaaaacttaaaattagCTTCATAACTATACTAACAATAATTTCACTAAATCTGCACAGTTTTTGCAGGAAATGAGTTCAAATGTTAAGTAGAGATATCAAAAGTATACCCATTCTGacatttagtttttcttttctttccccccTTATCTCTCTATTCTATTGTACACAGGAAATAAGTGCATTCTACATATTCATATTCAATAGCCAAATAGGACGCACCAAATTCAAACCCTGACACGTTATGAACTTCAAATAAATAGATCGACCCTTAGCCTGCATTGTTTGATCTTAATCTTTGGATTTCATCTCTGGCACGTAATATCCTACACGCGAAGAAATCAAGCTTTAGGATAACCATTTTGAGCTACTAAATTACTGAAGCAATTTATGTTTCTGAATGTGAACTTACCTCCACTGTAATTCAGTTACTTCGTTGAGTAAATCCTTTTCCCTTTCATGAGCTGCCTCAAGCTGCAAACAATGAACTCCTCTAATTATCCAACACCAAAATGTAAATTGTTTAATGGTAAGCTCGAATCATGAGATGTTTCTTACATACCAAAGATTTCTCGGTTGTTATCTGTGCCGATGAGACATCAGCCACACCATCGGCTGAacattataaaagaaaaaaagaatttagatTGGTGTCAACTGAAATGAATATGACCCTACCTCTTAAGGGGAAAAGGATAAACTCAAAAGTCAAACCTGGAAAGTCTCCGATTGAGATTTGCCTCATTAGATTCAAAATATCCTCCTGTTCCAACAAGGAACGACAGACTAAATTCAGCATTTGACAAGTGACGATGCTATATTAATTCATTAACCATACCCGTTGAACAATATTTGTCTGCAAAACAGAGTGCAACACTGGAAACATAGAAGATCTAGTGTTAATTGGTATAGCATCAGATGAGGGTAGAGGTGTCAGTAGAGGAGTTGGTAGATTAGAAGGTAGAAGAGGAGTAGCAGAATTTGAGGTAATCACCTGCATAATCGGCATCCTGGTACTTAGGAGCAATaaacttattaaattataaatacaaattgcACACATCAAATAACTTTTTTCTCTCGTCGCATCGAACACACTATAGCCTTATGAAATGTATGATTTCCAAAATGAATCTATCAGTCCTTTTTTtgattctatatatatatatttaacaagTTGTAGATgtagaataaattaaaatgcagACCACATTGCTTTACACCTCCAGAACTTACTTTTGAGCATGTACATCTCACAATATTACATTACgaaaagaattaagaaaaagaaaaggaagaaaaaaagatcaaataaacaCAGCCAACCATATGCTAACCTCAAAATTACCAACCTGCATACTGTGACTTTTTTGCAGAAGAGGGGGTGCAACTGCCTGAAAAGAAACAGACAAATTAAGTAATGCAGCCTACAATAAAAGGAATATCCTCAGATTATTGAACCCACCTTTTCTACATCAACATTCTCCGAAGTAACTTTGAAACGCCCTTTCTGCTGAATAACTGGTACCTTTGCTTTCTCATCCTGTTCCTCGTCATTTGTTGCTGGACTTACTACTAAAGCACAGCAATCAGACGTAAAAGTAAGAACTTATAACCTACAATCGCAATCAGGAAAAAGAAGTTCTAATCATATAGTTAAAAACATACATGTTGACTTCGGATCTTTAGAATAAGAATCAGAAAGCACATCATCTATAGCTTGAGAAGTTATTCCAATTGCAACACTGCCATTTGCAACACTCTTTTCTGACTCGTAActgaaaattcatttattcaaagtGATTCATCATGAACTTCCAATCATAAATATCAGAAATGGAGACCAGGCATCTCGATTAAACACACCCTGAAGGggatttttctttgaaaacaTTGACATGAGCCGAAGtgtaaaaactaataataacaAACAAGTTGATAGCACTGTCCGTTCAGCAAATGAGCCGAAGTGTAAAATAACGAAGATGCAAGTATAACAATATTAGGCTTTTAGATTACATGGAGCTATTTTATTAATGGCAGTAATAGGCtgaaagaaaagggaataaCTCTTTCCAACCCCAAAAACCCTTACTCTACCTTTTAAGAGAGGAGATTATTTAGCTTTTGCTAATACATGCTAGGAAGATCAAGAATTTATGCATTAAATAGTCCTTATCCTACATGCTTAGAGTTGAGCACAATC
This genomic interval carries:
- the LOC111788628 gene encoding putative leucine-rich repeat receptor-like serine/threonine-protein kinase At2g24130, producing MKQEQQQQCNEVVKHDMMREEGKLTPLFLCLLFRPLFLLLLFHSLLFTPTLTLHHNSLLSDKAALLAFRNSIILDPTSALANWIHPVHVCNFTGVACDRHRRRVSKLTLIDLGLVGNISPFLSNLTGLRILEIANNDLFGGIPSELFSLQNLRRLRLSSNGLEGPIPSSLASLSKLTVISLMLNKLNGTVPASFFSNCTSLHNVDLSNNFLTGRIPEEIGNCPNLWNLNIYNNQFNGELPLSLTNTSLYNLDVEYNHLSGELPSALVENLPAISFLHLSNNDMVSHGGNTNLEPFIMSLRNCSSLEELELAGMGLGGRLPDSIGYLGVNFSVLSLQENQIFGSIPPSLAQLSKLAGLNLTSNLLNGTIPADISKLSKLEQLFLSHNLFTSGIPEALGELQHLGLLDLSHNQLSGEIPESIGNLSQMNYLFLNNNFLSGTIPSALGKCTGLYKLDLSFNMLSGSIPREIIGLQEIRIFINLSHNNLQGILPIELSKLKNVQEIDFSSNNLTGSIFPQISSCIALRFINFSMNSLQGHLPNSLGELENLESFDISKNKMSGMIPTSLGKLQSLTYLNLSFNNFEGMIPREGFFKSSTPLSFMNNPLLCGTVPGIRTCSGERNRFQSPLFLTIFILIICISSFLTTLCCGIAWLHLKAIISVRNSEYRNSESSRRSKMPDFTHNFPRITSRQLSEATGGFDEQRLIGTGSYGRVYRGVLPDRTTVAVKVLHTQSGNSTKSFSRECEVLKRIRHRNLIRIITACSLPDFKALVLPYMANGSLDRHLYQHSPASLAFGSSDLSLIQRVNICSDIAEGMAYLHHHSPVRVIHCDLKPSNVLLKDDMTALVSDFGISRLMTPGIGSGAAAENMGKSTASMLTGSIGYIAPEYGFGSSASMEGDVYSFGVLVLEMVTRKRPIDDMFVEGLNLHKWVKSHYYSRVEKVVDSCLQRDSRDESPEMKKMWEVAIRELIELGLLCTQQSPSTRPTMLDAADDLNRLKRYLNDGDTTTTFASSLGISSSTLGDDSNYSPQIAIDRNI